A single region of the Streptococcus sanguinis genome encodes:
- a CDS encoding DUF1307 domain-containing protein codes for MKKILLASACLLTLTACSMPNQHKQENKPKQNQNQSKTKEEKTKTKTFSNKIDEYYTNSVKLFYTKDKILSFQLISSQAIPEENQKMSVEELTKIYREDLKKSPMIEDQEKLKGLEIHVEISEDKKKAIAIFDFDLSKIDQEQLIQSAGDSESSQTFFKKLQDKPDVVFDFLKGQGLKEE; via the coding sequence GTGAAGAAAATTCTATTAGCCAGCGCTTGTCTGCTGACCCTGACTGCCTGCAGTATGCCTAATCAGCATAAGCAAGAAAACAAACCCAAGCAAAATCAGAATCAAAGCAAAACCAAAGAAGAAAAGACAAAGACGAAAACTTTTTCTAATAAAATCGATGAGTATTATACTAATTCAGTTAAACTTTTCTATACTAAAGACAAGATCCTATCTTTCCAGCTTATTTCCAGCCAGGCCATCCCTGAAGAAAATCAAAAAATGAGCGTCGAAGAACTAACAAAAATCTATAGAGAAGATCTTAAGAAAAGTCCCATGATTGAAGATCAAGAAAAGCTAAAAGGGCTTGAAATTCACGTTGAGATTTCCGAAGACAAGAAAAAAGCTATAGCCATTTTTGACTTTGACCTCAGCAAAATAGATCAAGAACAACTGATTCAGTCAGCAGGTGACTCTGAAAGCAGTCAAACTTTCTTCAAAAAACTCCAAGATAAACCAGATGTTGTCTTTGATTTTTTGAAGGGGCAAGGACTTAAAGAAGAATAA
- a CDS encoding proline--tRNA ligase: MKQSKMLIPTLREMPSDAQVISHALMLRAGYVRQVSAGVYSYLPLANRVIEKAKRIMREEFDKIGAVEMLAPALLSADLWRESGRYETYGEDLYKLKNREKSDFILGPTHEETFTAIVRDSVKSYKQLPLNLYQIQPKYRDEKRPRNGLLRTREFIMKDAYSFHANYDSLDVAYDEYKSAYEKIFTRSELDFKAIIGDGGAMGGKDSQEFMAITPDRTDVNRWVVLDKSVASFDEIPEDVQEAIRTELTSWMVSGEDTIAYSSESSYAANLEMATDEYKPAGRVVTDEEVARVSTPDCKTIDEVAAFLGLDESQTIKTLVYMADEAPVVALLVGNDQLNEVKLKNHLAADFFDVASEDEVRQLLGAGFGSLGPVNLPEGVRIIADRKVQDLANAVVGANEDGYHLTGVNPGRDFTAEYVDIREVREGEISPDGQGILKFARGIEIGHIFKLGTRYSDSMNANVLDENGRAVPLIMGCYGIGVSRLLSAVMEQHARLFVNKTPKGEFRYAWGINFPKELAPFDVHLIPVNVKDEEALTLTDQIEANLLSAGYEVLVDDRNERAGVKFSDSDLIGLPIRVTVGKKAAEGIVEVKIKATGDTIEVHADNLLETLSILTK, translated from the coding sequence ATGAAACAAAGTAAAATGTTAATTCCAACCCTGCGTGAGATGCCTAGCGATGCTCAAGTTATCAGTCACGCTCTGATGCTGCGGGCTGGCTATGTCCGTCAGGTTTCAGCTGGGGTCTATTCTTATCTGCCGCTGGCCAATCGCGTGATTGAAAAAGCAAAAAGAATCATGCGGGAAGAGTTTGACAAGATTGGTGCAGTGGAGATGCTGGCGCCAGCCCTGCTCAGTGCAGACCTTTGGCGCGAGTCTGGCCGTTATGAGACCTATGGTGAAGACCTCTATAAGCTGAAAAATCGTGAGAAATCAGACTTTATCTTAGGGCCAACCCATGAGGAAACCTTTACAGCTATCGTTCGTGATTCGGTTAAATCCTATAAACAGCTGCCACTCAATCTCTATCAGATTCAGCCTAAATACCGTGATGAAAAGCGTCCTCGTAACGGGCTCTTGCGGACGCGTGAGTTTATCATGAAAGATGCCTACAGTTTTCACGCTAACTATGACAGCTTGGATGTGGCCTATGATGAATACAAGTCTGCCTATGAGAAAATCTTTACCCGCAGCGAGCTGGATTTCAAAGCCATTATCGGTGATGGCGGCGCCATGGGGGGTAAGGACAGCCAAGAATTCATGGCCATTACGCCAGACCGGACGGATGTGAACCGTTGGGTGGTTTTGGACAAGTCTGTAGCTAGCTTTGATGAAATTCCTGAGGATGTTCAGGAAGCTATTCGGACAGAATTGACCAGCTGGATGGTATCTGGTGAGGATACCATTGCTTATTCCAGTGAGTCCAGCTATGCTGCCAACCTTGAAATGGCGACGGATGAATACAAGCCGGCAGGACGTGTCGTGACTGATGAAGAAGTAGCCCGTGTCTCAACGCCTGACTGCAAGACCATTGACGAAGTTGCTGCTTTCCTTGGGCTGGATGAAAGCCAGACAATCAAGACCTTGGTTTACATGGCTGACGAAGCTCCTGTCGTAGCACTTTTGGTCGGCAATGACCAGCTTAATGAAGTCAAGCTGAAAAATCATTTAGCGGCGGATTTCTTTGATGTGGCGAGTGAGGATGAAGTCCGTCAGCTCTTGGGAGCAGGTTTTGGCTCACTAGGGCCAGTCAATCTGCCAGAAGGCGTGAGAATCATCGCTGATCGTAAGGTGCAAGACCTGGCTAACGCTGTGGTTGGCGCTAACGAAGATGGTTACCACTTGACCGGTGTCAATCCAGGCCGTGACTTTACCGCTGAGTATGTGGATATCCGTGAAGTTCGTGAAGGTGAGATTTCGCCAGACGGTCAAGGCATCCTCAAGTTTGCTCGAGGGATTGAGATTGGACACATCTTCAAGCTGGGAACTCGCTACTCTGACAGCATGAACGCTAATGTCTTGGACGAAAATGGCCGAGCAGTACCGCTGATTATGGGTTGCTACGGTATCGGTGTCAGCCGTCTCCTGTCCGCTGTTATGGAGCAGCACGCTCGTCTCTTTGTTAATAAAACTCCTAAGGGAGAATTCCGCTATGCTTGGGGCATTAACTTCCCGAAAGAGCTGGCACCATTTGATGTGCACCTGATTCCGGTCAATGTCAAGGACGAGGAAGCCCTGACTCTAACTGACCAAATCGAGGCTAACTTGCTGAGTGCCGGTTATGAGGTCTTGGTGGATGATCGCAATGAGCGCGCTGGTGTTAAGTTCAGCGACAGCGATTTGATTGGCCTTCCAATCCGTGTGACAGTTGGTAAGAAAGCTGCAGAAGGCATTGTCGAAGTCAAGATTAAAGCTACTGGCGATACCATTGAAGTCCACGCTGATAATTTGCTAGAAACCTTGTCTATTTTGACAAAATAA
- the rseP gene encoding RIP metalloprotease RseP, producing the protein MQFITFIIIFGIIVVVHEFGHFYFAKKSGILVREFAIGMGPKIFSHIGKDGTAYTIRILPLGGYVRMAGWGEDSTDIKVGTPASLTLDAEGKVVRINLSGKKVDQTALPMNVTGFDFEEKLEITGLVLDELKTYAVDHDATIVEEDGTEVRIAPLDVQYQNASIWGRLITNFAGPMNNFILSVLVFMLLAFVQGGVRDENSNHFQVMDGSAIAAAGVQNNDQILKINDYKISNWADLTSALAKITGKSKEAPTLSVTYKRGSETKEITVQPKKDGNRYLLGVSPTVKTGFWDKVIGGFTAAWSTTVRILSALKDIIFNFNINKLGGPVAIYNFSSQAAEQGLPAVLSLLAMLSLNIGIFNLIPIPALDGGKIVLNILEAIRRKPLRRETETYITLSGVAIMVVLMIAVTWNDIMKLFF; encoded by the coding sequence ATGCAGTTTATAACCTTTATTATTATTTTTGGGATCATTGTGGTGGTCCATGAGTTCGGACACTTCTACTTTGCAAAGAAGTCCGGTATTTTGGTCAGAGAGTTCGCTATCGGTATGGGACCTAAGATTTTCTCCCATATTGGTAAGGACGGGACGGCCTATACGATTCGGATTTTACCCTTGGGGGGCTATGTGCGTATGGCCGGCTGGGGGGAAGACTCCACTGACATTAAGGTGGGGACACCGGCTAGTCTGACCTTGGATGCAGAGGGCAAGGTGGTTCGCATCAATCTCTCTGGCAAAAAGGTTGACCAGACAGCTCTGCCCATGAATGTGACTGGCTTTGACTTTGAGGAAAAGCTAGAAATCACAGGTCTGGTCCTTGACGAGCTCAAGACTTATGCAGTAGATCATGATGCAACGATTGTTGAAGAAGACGGCACTGAGGTGCGGATTGCACCGCTGGATGTTCAGTATCAGAATGCTAGTATCTGGGGTCGCCTCATCACCAACTTTGCTGGGCCTATGAATAACTTCATCCTGAGCGTGTTGGTATTTATGCTGCTGGCCTTTGTTCAGGGCGGCGTTCGCGATGAAAACAGCAATCATTTCCAAGTTATGGATGGCAGTGCTATAGCAGCTGCTGGGGTTCAAAATAACGACCAAATCCTTAAGATTAATGACTATAAGATTAGCAACTGGGCGGATCTAACCAGTGCTCTGGCGAAAATCACAGGCAAGAGCAAGGAAGCGCCGACCTTGTCAGTTACCTACAAGCGCGGCAGCGAAACGAAAGAGATTACCGTACAGCCAAAAAAAGACGGCAATCGTTATCTGCTAGGGGTATCCCCAACGGTCAAGACAGGCTTCTGGGACAAGGTCATTGGCGGCTTTACTGCAGCTTGGTCTACCACGGTTCGCATTTTGTCAGCTCTGAAAGATATCATCTTCAACTTCAATATCAATAAGCTGGGCGGTCCGGTCGCTATTTACAATTTCAGCAGCCAGGCAGCAGAGCAAGGCTTGCCAGCAGTCCTCAGCCTTTTGGCCATGCTGTCGCTCAATATCGGTATTTTCAACCTGATTCCTATTCCAGCCTTGGACGGCGGAAAAATCGTCCTCAATATTCTGGAGGCTATCCGCAGAAAACCGCTGAGAAGAGAAACGGAGACCTATATCACTCTGTCTGGAGTGGCTATTATGGTCGTCCTGATGATTGCCGTTACCTGGAACGATATTATGAAATTATTCTTCTAA
- a CDS encoding phosphatidate cytidylyltransferase, with protein sequence MSKNLQKRLIFGGIALAIFIPLVLTGGVIFQIFVGLLAMLAVHEFLQMKGLPTATIEGVLAMLAAFVLTLPLENYLKFLPVDGNVVAYGLVVFLLLISTVLGSNYTFEDAAYPIAASFYVGLGFNALIDARLMNIDKVLLALFIVWATDSGAYLVGVRFGKRKLAPRVSPNKTIEGSLGGILSAVLVTGIFMLVRPQVYAPYNAFVFLILAVLFSIAGQLGDLVESSVKRHFGVKDSGKFIPGHGGVLDRFDSLLFVFPLMHFFGLF encoded by the coding sequence ATGAGTAAAAATTTACAAAAACGTCTAATCTTTGGAGGAATCGCTCTTGCTATTTTTATTCCTCTGGTATTGACAGGAGGCGTCATCTTTCAGATTTTTGTGGGGCTGCTAGCCATGCTAGCAGTGCATGAATTTCTCCAAATGAAAGGTCTTCCGACAGCGACCATCGAAGGCGTCTTAGCCATGCTGGCAGCCTTTGTCCTAACCCTGCCCCTGGAGAACTATCTGAAGTTTCTGCCTGTGGATGGCAATGTCGTGGCCTATGGCTTGGTCGTCTTCCTTCTGCTGATTTCGACTGTCCTAGGTTCCAATTACACCTTTGAAGATGCTGCCTATCCGATTGCAGCTAGTTTTTATGTCGGTCTTGGCTTTAACGCTTTGATTGATGCCCGCTTGATGAATATTGACAAGGTCCTGCTAGCTCTCTTTATCGTCTGGGCTACTGACAGTGGAGCTTATCTGGTTGGGGTGCGTTTTGGTAAAAGAAAGCTGGCGCCGAGAGTTTCTCCTAATAAGACTATTGAAGGAAGCCTGGGCGGTATTCTATCAGCCGTTCTAGTGACTGGAATCTTTATGTTGGTTCGACCGCAAGTGTACGCACCTTACAATGCCTTTGTCTTTTTAATTCTGGCAGTGCTCTTTAGTATTGCAGGCCAGCTGGGTGATTTGGTCGAAAGCTCAGTCAAGCGTCATTTCGGGGTCAAGGATTCTGGTAAATTCATTCCTGGCCACGGCGGTGTCTTGGATCGTTTTGACAGCCTTCTCTTCGTCTTTCCGCTGATGCATTTCTTCGGCTTGTTCTAA
- a CDS encoding PH domain-containing protein has product MGLFSGLLGNASQKDIEKTERQLEDILTTKENVELAFSLIRDLIVFTDKRLILVDKQGMTGKKTSYKSFPYRSISRFSVETAGHFDLDAELKIWVSSAQEPAEVLQFTSDRSVIAIQKALAEAVLR; this is encoded by the coding sequence ATGGGATTATTCAGCGGTTTATTAGGCAATGCCTCTCAGAAAGATATTGAAAAAACAGAAAGACAATTAGAGGATATTCTGACAACAAAAGAGAATGTGGAACTGGCTTTTAGCCTCATTCGCGACTTGATTGTCTTTACAGATAAGCGTTTAATCTTGGTCGACAAGCAGGGAATGACTGGCAAAAAGACTTCTTATAAGTCCTTTCCATATCGCTCTATCAGTCGCTTCTCAGTGGAAACAGCCGGCCATTTTGACTTAGATGCTGAGCTGAAAATCTGGGTTTCCAGCGCTCAAGAGCCAGCAGAAGTCCTGCAATTTACCAGCGATCGCAGCGTCATCGCCATCCAAAAAGCCTTGGCAGAAGCAGTGTTAAGATAG
- a CDS encoding isoprenyl transferase yields the protein MFSFKKKEKLNAPLNVPKHIAVIMDGNGRWAKKRMQPRVFGHKAGMETLQKVTIAAKEMGVQVLTVYAFSTENWSRPEKEVSFIMNLPVEFYDRYVPELHKNNVKIQMIGDTAKLPKATFEALEKAESLTKLNTGLILNFALNYGGRYEINQAVKLIAQDVLDAKLSPGDITEEVIGNYLYTSNLPKMLRDPDLVIRTSGELRLSNFLPWQSAYSELYFTDILWPDFDEKALKAAIAEYRRRNRRFGGV from the coding sequence ATGTTTAGTTTTAAGAAAAAAGAAAAGCTGAACGCGCCGCTGAATGTTCCCAAACACATTGCTGTCATTATGGACGGCAACGGCCGCTGGGCCAAAAAAAGGATGCAGCCGCGCGTGTTCGGTCATAAGGCTGGCATGGAAACACTGCAAAAGGTGACGATTGCTGCCAAGGAAATGGGTGTTCAGGTCTTGACTGTCTATGCCTTTTCAACGGAAAATTGGTCTCGGCCGGAAAAGGAAGTTTCCTTTATCATGAATCTGCCGGTTGAATTTTACGACCGCTATGTGCCGGAGCTGCACAAGAACAATGTAAAAATCCAGATGATTGGTGATACGGCTAAGCTTCCTAAGGCGACATTTGAAGCTTTGGAAAAGGCTGAAAGCCTGACCAAGCTCAATACAGGTTTGATTCTCAATTTTGCCCTAAACTACGGTGGCCGATATGAGATCAATCAGGCGGTTAAACTGATTGCTCAGGATGTTCTGGATGCTAAACTCAGTCCCGGTGACATTACTGAGGAAGTCATTGGCAACTACCTCTATACCAGCAATTTGCCCAAGATGCTGCGCGATCCAGATCTGGTGATTCGGACCAGTGGAGAGCTGCGTCTCAGCAATTTTCTGCCTTGGCAGTCAGCCTACAGTGAGCTGTATTTTACGGATATTCTCTGGCCTGACTTTGATGAGAAGGCTTTGAAGGCTGCAATTGCAGAATACAGACGTCGGAATCGACGCTTTGGCGGTGTTTAA
- a CDS encoding PolC-type DNA polymerase III, whose product MSNKFEILMNQLDMPLEMRNSEAFLNAEIEKVLVHKVSRVWEFHFSFANILPIEIFRELQKRLAQEFSKTGNQAVFEIHCQAPQVSDELLQAYYQLAFEEGPCASHGFKSLYQDLRVHLDGDKLLIEGASTIDTEHFRKNHLPNLSQQLVKYGFPQLTCLVQHSDELTQQQAENFQAENDKIVQAANEEALKAMESLQQMAPPPEEKPAYDFQARKAAAKPKLDKAEITPMIEVQTEENRLVFEGMVFDLEQKVTRTGRVLLNFKMTDYTSSFSLQKWMKNEEEAKKFDMIKKGAWLRVRGNVEMNNFTRDLTMNVQDVQEVTHYERKDLMPEGQKRVEFHAHTNMSTMDALPEVEEIVATAAKWGHKAVAITDHGNVQSFPHGYKAAKKAGIQLIYGMEANIVEDRVPIVYNEVDMELSDATYVVFDVETTGLSAVYNDLIQVAASKMHKGNIVAEFDEFINPGHPLSAFTTDLTGITDEHVRNAKPLEQVLKEFQEFCQDSVLVAHNATFDVGFMNVNYERHGLPKITQPVIDTLEFARNLYPEYKRHGLGPLTKRFQIALEHHHMANYDAEATGRLLFIFIKDVAEKHGVTNLKDLNTDLVDENSYKKARVKHATIYVKNQTGLKNIFKLVSLSNTKYFEGVPRIPRTVLDAHREGLILGSACSEGEVYDAVVSQGVDAAVEVAKYYDFIEVMPPAIYEPLIAKEQIKDQEELQTIIRNLIEVGDRLGKPVLATGNVHYIEPEEEIYREIIVRSLGQGAMINRTIGHGENARPAPLPKAHFRTTNEMLDEFAFLGEDLAKKLVITNPNQLAETFEPVEVVKGDLYTPFIDKAEETVAELTYQKAFEIYGNPLPDIVDLRIEKELTSILGNGFAVIYLASQMLVQRSNERGYLVGSRGSVGSSFVATMIGITEVNPLSPHYVCGKCQYSEFITDGSYGSGFDMPDKDCPECGHKLSKNGQDIPFETFLGFDGDKVPDIDLNFSGEDQPSAHLDVRDIFGEEYAFRAGTVGTVAAKTAYGFVKGYERDYGKFYRDAEVERLAQGAAGVKRTTGQHPGGIVVIPNYMDVYDFTPVQYPADDVTAEWQTTHFNFHDIDENVLKLDVLGHDDPTMIRKLQDLSGIDPNDIPMDDAGVMALFSGTDILGVTQEQIGTPTGMLGIPEFGTNFVRGMVDETHPTTFAELLQLSGLSHGTDVWLGNAQDLIKQGIADLSTVIGCRDDIMVYLMHKGLDPKMAFTIMERVRKGLWLKISEEERNGYIAAMKENNVPEWYIESCGKIKYMFPKAHAAAYVMMALRVAYFKVHHPIYYYCAYFSIRAKAFDIKTMSGGLDAVKRRMNEIAEKRKNNEASNVEIDLYTTLEIVNEMLERGFKFGKLDLYKSHATEFLIEGDTLIPPFSAMDGLGDNVARQVVRAREEGEFLSKTELRKRGGLSSTLVEKMDDMGILGNMPEDNQLSLFDEFF is encoded by the coding sequence ATGTCAAACAAGTTTGAAATTTTAATGAATCAGCTAGATATGCCACTGGAAATGAGAAATTCAGAGGCCTTTTTGAATGCTGAAATTGAGAAGGTTCTGGTCCACAAGGTCAGTCGGGTCTGGGAGTTTCATTTTTCTTTTGCGAATATTCTGCCCATTGAGATTTTTCGGGAATTGCAGAAGCGCTTAGCTCAAGAGTTTTCTAAGACGGGTAATCAGGCTGTTTTTGAAATTCACTGTCAGGCTCCTCAGGTATCGGATGAGCTCTTGCAGGCTTATTACCAGCTGGCCTTTGAGGAAGGTCCATGTGCCAGTCATGGCTTTAAAAGCCTGTATCAGGATTTGCGGGTTCATTTGGATGGGGACAAGCTGCTGATTGAGGGGGCTTCGACCATTGATACGGAGCATTTTCGCAAGAATCACCTGCCCAATCTCAGCCAGCAGCTGGTCAAGTACGGCTTTCCTCAGCTGACCTGTCTGGTTCAGCACAGCGATGAGCTGACCCAGCAGCAAGCGGAGAATTTCCAAGCGGAGAATGACAAGATTGTCCAGGCGGCCAATGAAGAAGCGCTCAAAGCCATGGAATCCCTCCAGCAGATGGCACCGCCGCCGGAGGAAAAGCCAGCCTATGACTTCCAAGCTCGCAAGGCTGCGGCTAAACCAAAGCTGGACAAGGCAGAGATTACCCCTATGATTGAAGTTCAGACTGAGGAAAACCGTCTGGTCTTCGAGGGAATGGTCTTTGATCTGGAGCAGAAAGTTACTCGGACCGGTCGAGTCCTGCTCAATTTCAAAATGACAGATTACACTTCCAGCTTTTCCTTGCAGAAATGGATGAAAAACGAAGAAGAAGCCAAGAAGTTTGACATGATTAAGAAAGGTGCCTGGCTGCGCGTGCGCGGAAATGTCGAGATGAACAACTTCACTCGTGACCTGACCATGAATGTACAGGATGTGCAGGAAGTTACCCACTATGAGCGCAAGGATTTGATGCCTGAGGGCCAGAAGCGGGTTGAGTTTCACGCCCATACCAATATGTCTACTATGGATGCCTTGCCTGAGGTGGAGGAAATCGTGGCAACGGCCGCCAAGTGGGGCCACAAGGCTGTCGCCATTACCGACCATGGCAATGTGCAGAGCTTTCCCCATGGCTACAAAGCTGCTAAGAAAGCTGGTATTCAGCTGATTTACGGTATGGAGGCTAATATTGTCGAAGACCGGGTGCCCATCGTCTACAATGAAGTGGACATGGAGCTGAGCGATGCGACCTATGTGGTCTTTGACGTGGAAACAACAGGGCTTTCAGCGGTTTACAATGACTTGATTCAGGTCGCTGCCAGCAAGATGCACAAGGGTAATATCGTCGCTGAGTTTGATGAGTTTATCAATCCTGGGCATCCTCTGTCGGCCTTTACGACGGACTTGACCGGGATTACAGATGAGCATGTCCGCAATGCCAAACCGCTAGAGCAAGTTCTGAAAGAGTTTCAGGAATTTTGCCAGGACAGTGTCCTCGTTGCCCATAATGCCACCTTTGACGTGGGTTTTATGAATGTCAACTATGAGCGGCATGGCTTGCCGAAAATCACTCAGCCAGTTATTGACACGCTGGAATTTGCCCGCAACCTCTATCCGGAGTACAAGCGCCATGGTCTGGGGCCTTTGACCAAGCGTTTCCAGATTGCTCTGGAGCACCACCACATGGCCAACTATGACGCGGAAGCGACGGGTCGTCTCCTCTTTATCTTTATCAAGGATGTGGCTGAAAAGCATGGTGTGACAAATCTCAAGGATTTGAATACGGATCTGGTCGATGAGAATTCTTACAAGAAGGCTCGGGTCAAGCATGCGACTATTTATGTGAAAAATCAAACGGGGCTCAAGAATATTTTCAAGTTAGTCAGTCTGTCCAATACCAAGTATTTCGAAGGTGTCCCACGGATTCCACGGACCGTGCTGGATGCCCATCGTGAAGGTTTGATTTTAGGCTCAGCCTGCTCAGAAGGCGAAGTCTATGACGCCGTTGTCTCTCAGGGGGTGGATGCGGCTGTCGAAGTAGCCAAGTATTATGACTTTATCGAGGTTATGCCGCCGGCTATCTATGAGCCACTGATTGCCAAGGAGCAGATCAAGGACCAGGAAGAACTGCAGACCATTATTCGCAATCTGATTGAGGTCGGAGATCGTTTGGGCAAGCCTGTTCTTGCGACGGGGAACGTCCACTATATCGAGCCGGAAGAAGAAATCTATCGTGAAATTATCGTCCGGAGTCTGGGTCAGGGAGCCATGATTAACCGGACTATTGGTCACGGTGAAAATGCTCGGCCGGCACCGCTTCCTAAGGCTCACTTCCGGACCACCAATGAGATGCTGGACGAATTTGCCTTTCTAGGCGAGGACTTGGCTAAGAAGCTGGTCATCACCAATCCGAATCAGCTGGCGGAGACCTTTGAGCCGGTCGAGGTAGTCAAAGGCGATCTCTATACGCCTTTCATTGACAAGGCTGAGGAGACGGTTGCCGAGCTGACCTATCAAAAGGCTTTTGAGATTTATGGCAATCCGCTACCGGATATCGTGGACTTGCGAATTGAAAAAGAGCTGACCTCCATCTTGGGGAATGGCTTTGCCGTAATTTACCTGGCTTCGCAGATGCTGGTACAACGCTCCAACGAGCGGGGCTATCTGGTAGGTTCGCGGGGGTCTGTCGGATCCAGCTTTGTCGCGACCATGATTGGGATTACCGAGGTTAATCCTCTGTCGCCCCACTATGTCTGTGGAAAATGCCAATACAGCGAGTTTATCACAGATGGCTCCTATGGTTCAGGCTTTGATATGCCGGATAAGGACTGTCCAGAGTGCGGCCACAAGCTGAGCAAGAACGGTCAGGATATTCCATTTGAGACCTTCCTTGGATTTGACGGGGACAAGGTACCCGATATTGATTTGAACTTCTCGGGAGAAGATCAGCCTAGCGCCCACTTGGACGTACGGGATATCTTTGGTGAGGAATATGCCTTTCGTGCAGGAACGGTTGGTACGGTGGCTGCTAAGACTGCCTATGGATTTGTCAAGGGTTACGAGCGCGACTACGGGAAGTTCTACCGAGACGCCGAAGTTGAGCGTCTGGCGCAGGGAGCGGCCGGAGTCAAGCGGACAACTGGACAACACCCGGGCGGAATCGTTGTTATCCCTAACTACATGGATGTTTATGACTTTACACCGGTCCAATATCCAGCTGACGATGTGACGGCCGAGTGGCAGACCACCCACTTTAACTTCCACGATATCGATGAAAATGTACTCAAGCTAGACGTTCTGGGACACGATGATCCGACTATGATTCGGAAGCTTCAGGACTTGTCTGGCATTGATCCAAATGACATTCCTATGGATGATGCCGGCGTCATGGCCCTCTTTTCTGGGACAGATATTCTGGGTGTGACTCAGGAGCAAATCGGCACGCCGACTGGTATGCTGGGAATTCCGGAGTTTGGAACCAATTTTGTACGGGGCATGGTTGATGAGACCCATCCGACGACCTTTGCGGAGCTCTTACAGCTATCTGGTCTCTCTCATGGTACGGATGTTTGGCTAGGCAATGCTCAAGACTTGATTAAGCAAGGGATTGCGGACCTGTCCACCGTTATCGGTTGTCGGGACGACATCATGGTTTACCTCATGCACAAGGGGTTGGATCCGAAGATGGCCTTTACGATTATGGAGCGCGTGCGGAAGGGCCTTTGGCTGAAGATTTCTGAAGAAGAGCGTAACGGCTACATCGCAGCCATGAAGGAAAACAATGTGCCAGAGTGGTACATTGAGTCCTGTGGAAAGATCAAGTACATGTTCCCCAAGGCCCATGCGGCAGCCTATGTTATGATGGCCCTGCGGGTGGCCTATTTCAAGGTGCATCATCCGATTTATTACTACTGTGCTTATTTCTCCATCCGGGCTAAGGCCTTTGACATCAAGACCATGAGTGGTGGACTTGATGCCGTCAAGCGTCGGATGAACGAAATCGCTGAGAAACGTAAGAACAACGAAGCCTCCAATGTAGAAATTGACCTTTATACAACTCTGGAAATCGTCAATGAAATGCTGGAGCGGGGCTTCAAATTCGGGAAGCTGGATCTCTACAAGAGCCACGCGACTGAGTTTCTCATCGAAGGGGATACCCTTATCCCACCATTCTCTGCTATGGACGGTCTGGGTGACAATGTTGCCCGCCAAGTGGTCAGGGCGCGGGAAGAAGGCGAATTCCTTTCCAAGACAGAGCTCCGCAAACGGGGCGGCCTCTCAAGCACCCTAGTCGAAAAAATGGACGACATGGGAATCTTAGGCAATATGCCTGAGGATAACCAGTTGAGTTTGTTTGATGAGTTTTTCTAA